The Xiphophorus couchianus chromosome 14, X_couchianus-1.0, whole genome shotgun sequence genome includes a region encoding these proteins:
- the LOC114157837 gene encoding protein MNN4-like — MSSVPPQREFINEQVTPAGETFTEFKEINVKMEEEMEDQRRLMDFTRIPRIILHRIDLPQCWVCKEEEVLNEFSNQERKSTSGKEEPEHQEFKEEEKQLCISRDEEQLVLKQETDDILVNPLNVQRIHNETEPQRNQLISHGSAEDENQDQEGSNSEDPGKKRKEEQKQKEKYEKTKEQKGRTDTEKQKQHKKLTQGKNLILVKFVIKSFLKTVT, encoded by the exons atgtcttcagttccgcctcagagagagtttatcaacgagcaggtaactcctgctggagaaacattcacagagtttaaagaaatcaacgttaagatggaggaagagatggaggatcagcgcagactgatggattttacCCGGATACCGAGGATCATCTTACACCGGATAG aTCTCCCACAGTGCTGGGTGTGtaaagaggaggaggttctCAATGAATTCAGCAACCAGGAGAGGAAGTCCACTTCAGGTaaagaagaaccagaacatcaagagttcaaagaggaagagaagcaacTCTGCATCAGTCGGGATGAAGAGCAGCTTGTGCTGAAACAGGAGACTGATGACATTTTGGTGAATCCTCTTAATGTGCAAAGAATCCAcaatgaaacagaaccacagaggaaccaactcATCTCTCATGGCTCTGCTGAGGATGAGAACCAGGATCAGGAAGGCAGCAATTCTGAAGACccgggaaaaaagagaaaggaagaacagaaacaaaaggagaaatatgagaaaaccaaagagcagaaaggcagaactgacactgaaaagcaaaaacagcacAAGAAACTCACACAGGGCAAAAATcttattcttgtaaaatttgtgATAAAATCTTTTCTCAAAACAGTAACTTGA